GTTGAGCAGCATGCCGGTCTTGAGGGCCGCCACCGGCAGATCCCGCGTCACTGCCTCCACCTGGGCCCGCAACGCCTCGGGGGGCAGGGCGTCCACCCGCTCCACGCCGCGGGTGTTCTGGGCTGTGACGCAGGTGATCGCCGAGCAGCCATGCACCTGCAGGGCGCTGAACGTTTTGAGGTCGGCCTGGATGCCGGCGCCGCCGCCGGAGTCACTGCCGCCGATGGTGAGCGCAATCGGGATCAAGGCCATGGCAGCGGCAGCGACGCACCGTCTCTATCGCAGTGCCTCCAGAAAGGCGATCACTTCATCGCACCTGATGACCGCCACGTTGGTGCTCTCCTTCCGCTCCTTCCGGCTGGCGGCCCTGATCGGCTCGGTGGCGGTGCTGCACAGCACCCGCCATGTGCTCGCCACCACCCTCACCACCGTGATCGGCTTCCTGCCGCTGATGCTCGATCCCACCGGCTTCTGGCCGCCACTGGCAATTGCTGTGTCCGGCGGGCTGGTGGGCGCCACCGCCTTGGCGCTGTTCTATGTGCCGGCCGCCCACTCCCTGCTGATGCGAAAGACGGCGCGGGGGCCGGTGGCGACG
Above is a genomic segment from Synechococcus sp. MW101C3 containing:
- a CDS encoding efflux RND transporter permease subunit, which codes for MTATLVLSFRSFRLAALIGSVAVLHSTRHVLATTLTTVIGFLPLMLDPTGFWPPLAIAVSGGLVGATALALFYVPAAHSLLMRKTARGPVATQGPVAAGVKATAIAPPQC